TGAGCGATGCGGGTTATGAAGCCGTTCTCGGCATCAACCTGCGCGCTGCGCTCGTCACCTGCCAGGAATTTGCCCGCGCCCGCGTCGCAAATGGCGGCGGTGGCGCCATCGTCAACATCACGTCCATCGCCGGCCATCGCGGTTTTCAGGATCACCTGTGTTATGCGGCGTCGAAGGCGGGACTTGAGGGAGCAACCCGTGTTCTGGCGAAGGAACTCGGCCCGCATGGCATCCGCGTCAATGCTGTCGCACCGACCATCACACTCACGGAACTGGCCGCGGAGGCGTGGAACGATCCCGCAAAGAGCCAACCAATGATGGTTCGCCATCCGCTCAACCGGTTTGCCGAAGCCGAAGAGGTGGCGCAAAGCATCGCGCTGCTGCTCTCGGATGACAGCAAGATGATTTCCGGCGCCGTATTGCCCGTCGATGGCGGTTTCCTCGC
The DNA window shown above is from Agrobacterium tumefaciens and carries:
- a CDS encoding SDR family oxidoreductase, with the protein product MQFSGKSVIITGAGKGIGRACAQLMAARGAEVVAISRTQSDLDSLKSEIGGRSIRVDLADVAATRAAMAEAGPCDFLINSAGINVLESVLDMSDAGYEAVLGINLRAALVTCQEFARARVANGGGGAIVNITSIAGHRGFQDHLCYAASKAGLEGATRVLAKELGPHGIRVNAVAPTITLTELAAEAWNDPAKSQPMMVRHPLNRFAEAEEVAQSIALLLSDDSKMISGAVLPVDGGFLAV